In Pyrus communis chromosome 11, drPyrComm1.1, whole genome shotgun sequence, the sequence ttgagtctcctgatcagctacTTGGACTTCAAGTACCCGATCCacaagtatcggcctaacttgaaaattagcaagtagcgccacttctcgatcttcggcttctagccttactcccgtagcacgcaagtccaccaaaagaggaacacgactagcgtacaacgcattaatgcgGCCCTgcgacttcctgctaagtgcatcagccactacgttcgcacgaccaggatgataatcaatcgtgcaatcgtaatcgctgagcaactccaaccacctccgctgacgaagattaagttccttctgagtaaagagatactggagactcttgtgatctgtaaagatcctgcacttctctccgtaaagatagtgtctccacaacttcaacgcaaagatgatagcagccaactccaaatcatgtgtagggtaattcaactcatgaggtttcaactgccgcgaagcataggcaatcaccctaccatgctgcatcaatacacaccccagaccattcaaggaagcatcgctataaacctcgaaatcaccactatcgtctgggagtgccaaaacaggtgcatgagtgagacaatgcttcaactgctggaaactctgctcacacctatcatcccactcaaatttaacatctttcctcgttaacctcgtcaacggcaaggcaatcaccgaaaaatccttaacgaatctccgataataccccgccaaaccaaggaaacttctcacctcggtgacggttcgcggttgctcccaactctctaccgctgcaactttctgagggtcaaccaaaataccctgagcagaaatgatgtgtcccaaaaacgcaacttgatctaactagaattggcacttgctaaacttagcatataactggtgttccctcaaccttttcaacaccaaagtaagatgtcgaacatgctccgccttcgacttagaatacaccagaatatcgtcgatgaagacaataacaaatctatccaagtaggGTTGGAACACccgattcatcaaatccatgaaggcggctggtgcattcgtcaacccaaagggcataaccagaaactcgtaatgaccgtaacgagtcctgaacgccgtcttagggacatcatccctactaatcttcagctgatagtacccagacctcaaatcaatcttagaaaacacacaagcacctctaaggtgatcgaacaaatcatcgatacgcggcaacggataacggtttttaatcgtcacccgattgagttgcctgtaatcgatgcacagcctcaaagttccatccttcttcctcacaaacaacactagagcgccccaaggcgaagtactaggctggataaatcccttatccactaactcctgcaactaaactttcaattcccttaactccgcgatagccatacgataaggagttaaagaaataggattagtacctggaagcaactcaatagtgaactctacgtctcgatctgggggtaaaccaggtaaatcctcggggaatacatcagggaagtgtctgactactctcacatcctcaactctgttaggaacagcctcatctagcaccacatgagccagatacccctgacaacccttagttaacaactttttcgctcgcagcgccgaaataacaccatatctcaccccactctgctcaccaacaaaagtaaccacaggtagtccaggtcgatgaaacgtaactactttcccgtaacagtcaatgttggcacgatagaaatgtaaccaatccgtgcccagaatcacgtcaaagtccacaatatctaacaggataagatcggctgacagagcaacaccctctacgatcactggacatcctgggtacacacaatctacaacgcaactctctcctctaggcataacaaactctaaatcataccctagaggtgtggggcgaggttacgtcacttgagcaaacgtatgagaaattacgaaatgtgtagctccacaattgataggagcatatttaggcgacttacttagcttgttttcgtgcatctatgttgttaattcatagttgttttagtagtttaagccattttcgtgtgtttttaggttcatatggctaaggaagcaaaaagatgcattttggagcattttggagcaaaattgggcttggaatggatagcatatgcttggagccaaagtgttggacgaatttgaaagccttgtatgcactttggacataaaacaaagggcctagcccaatcaaacaatcctttgagccatgcaaaacctctagcccaatcaacaacccttagccacatgcattcacacacacatgcacttactctttcatcattgcaccaccattcacacacacatgcacttactctttcatcattgcaacacacatgcacttactctttcatcattgcaccaccattcacacacacatgcacttactctttcatcattgcaccaccaattcaacacatacatttccaccttcctacttcatcatttcaaccacatattcacccacatgcactctaatcattcaacacatgcattcacacaccaacaacctagctctttttccatcattatttcatccacatgcactctcaatcataacaaccacattcactcttaaacaatcacccacttattctcccattccccctataaaaacccatgcattcatacacaaaaaacacatctcattttcatacacaacacatcacaaacacatccaatcttccctcattgccgtgagctaccattcccttataatccaaacaccactcctcatccatttccataattccccaatccattcaacacaccaacaacatcccttagaccttgtgctacgacgaagaggaagataagagggcctaaacgttcatacaattcaagtttgagttgttggaatgtttaggtgtttctttgattctctttgttttgtaccatgaggaacttcctctcggcttcattccattagatacactctcccatttcttaaaggatttcgacatcagttttgcttcaagggttctttcttcttaatcctatgttcactcatgttatatatttttatgtcaaaccttttgtaaacatgaagtgtaactaatctctctctagggattcgatgtagccttgcaagattgccatgtagttaattcggaattctcatttaatctatctatttcttgtttcattctccgatttaattgtgacttagtgtgttgattttaatgcttgatcatcatttgaattaaccacaggttgtttagccaagattaaagcacacatcatgcataatcttggtagatatgtgaatgaatgaagggaatgttttgcaaacatcctgccgagtgttccctttggttttgtgaaagtttcttgtgcactacatagtcttgattaggaaccaaagttgcacatcacaattaggctcatgattagagacatttgatcaaatccacacatcatatggctgattatatctaagtgaaacaaacccaagaaataagtagagggatgagtataatctgacttaacaagcatggacttggcttagcaatggtgaaatcgaatctctagcttcatctccatttgtgctatctctttttattagttgttgattcattcattttgtgtttacttcatttccttatgctttaatttacaatctgtcatttagtttaatcaaaacctaaatccccctttaccttattgttcaatttagttagaaatcaatttagtttatgctttaaagcattttgagtctttggtttatcttagtgttttaaagtttagttttgcattctttgagtctagtatagtgttttagattgtgtttttagcgtttttgagtcaaatccaagtgattaacaatccctcctaatccccggtccagaacgatccctacttacatacttactacaattgtcaaaaagagggtttaatttgtgtgcgtataattctcgcatcaacaatcaattaagactctagcaaaacaaccaagaatgttcaacgtacccataatcaagtccgggttgttctgagcgtcctgcagagaaatattgtgaagacgcccctgtccctgctgacgcccgCCGCGGCCTCTGTTCGCCTGAACGCCGcatccctgagcaccacgcccctgactgggctggcccgactatctcgaagaccctgcactgctagtggcaatctccccctgctgatactgtcatccctgataccactgagaaccacccgctggagctggaggatacggcatatagccgcctgaatactggggatagccaccctgggaatagggatcctgagggtgctgatactgccccggagcataagggacagcatcaccctgatagtggtaagcaccacctcgacccgtctggccgtaactactaggaccctggatctgctggagtggtgcaggtggtggcataaaggtctgctgtggtttctgctgctgctgaccctggggacaattcgccgctctatgtcccaactgtccacacgtgaagcacccactgctaccacgtctacactcgccgaaatgccggttgttacacctgcggcaaataggggctctgcctcgaccaccatcgccctgcctctggcctctagcgccaccagaaaatctacctccacgaccctgtccagtggcactgaagctgccactcgaagaactcgagctagcaccacccctcttgaagttctgagtctgacaGGGCCCaagcgatgcctgacctttgcctttgtcatctttcttctggttgccgtccttctcttcatcagtgtcgcttgacatattctcagagtcctcgatcctcaacagtatctcacagaagtcccggtaagtctcgctgtggacagtagacgccatagaacgccacttcttcctggtgcccaaacggaaaagacgaagcatctccgccggattaccagcgacatcaggatggtaacgagacaagtccgtaaacttacggtagtattcattcgctgacatcttccgctgttttAGCTCGGTAAACTCCTGCTTCTTgcggtcaatgtactcagggggcacataccttctcctaaacaactccgtaaaaacattccaatcagtcctctgatccggagtcaacctacgaagctcctgctcccaccaagttgccgactccgtatccagaaaccatgcggtcgtctcgacccacctctccataggcaagttcccctgattatgcagcacacggaaagtcttctctatgtgttctagccagcgctctgcgccctcgtgcccctcactgcccttaaacttatcaaacttcagattgtacatagtctccagaggagtcctctgggagGGTGCATCActgactgaagggctgtagcaaaagcttcccccaactgagtaatatcggggaaactaggctcagaagagcgacggggttcccgacgaggaggcataattctgacagaagacaccaaaaccattagaatactcacaaggacacaggactgccaaacctaggctctgataccaaactgacacaccccgaccgagatcggagcgtgctggccgtcacacaaaggtgacgtagccacgtgcacgtgcggaagctaataaagtagtaatataaaagtacgagtaattaaaaactagcatacaaggtactaaaacaagtgctagtaagtgagatacaatttcagagcaggtctatagcagcccaaacgaaaaagacaacagtagtacgcccgaaggcgaccctacaatggggagtgtctgtcagaaacgccggaaagccctcaggggaaaccaccgcaacggctaagcaactagaacctggaggggcgcaaaacaaaagcgtgagtgggcaaaaacaaagctctttgaaaaccatttagcaaaatacattctaacccctcgccgtaaaacctgtatacttcccaaaaaataaacatataaacgtatgtataaacatgccaaacatgctcaagggtatgccaatcatgctcaagatatgccatgccaaagcctcataatgaatgtaagtgcccaggtataaatcatatcaacatcataacatctggcagccggagtcacctaacgtgacctgtacggctgcatctaaagctcaaatctcaactctataactgaacctacccacgagtcggaaccactcaaggtggtctgtacgacaggcctgggtgtaacatatatatacgctctagtgctacgatcacgtgaaggctgtgcgaataatcgcgagtcacctacgagtcggaaccacctaatgtggtctgtacgacaggcctatgcacctaacttggatccaagctgagcgtgtggtgcgggaggtgaacatcacgtgaaggactgtgccctactctgggcgggagcactaacaccgggggtgcaggttatgagctttcTAAGTCtttcaaactactgctgaaagtaaatatgaataccacttacctggcacttacctgtgcgtgcacagcacccaatatgcatatatatgtatgccactactaatgcgtgcaatgatgcataaacgataataataacatgcatggcataaggcaaataaccctttttaaatcaatttctgggaatatagatgtatataggtatatacggaaaacaaaagcccactcactggtatgtagaagggtcgtagcccccctgcctcgcgtgtgcacgctcgtcctcggggtacgtgtcacctagatgcgaaacaactataaaaacgttaactttaaagcacataaccaacttctcgtaataacttctcatacattgctcaaaatggacaaatgaatataccaacgtgctctacacaacctcaggatcacaaccatatttttagaataattttcctccgccgcacgcgcccccacgcgccggccaaggcacggacctacgcgccccccacgcgcggccacgtgccatgcacactgacggtgttaacagacgccgtcaggaatattccgttaaactgacggaatattctgttaaacctaactgacgccgtcactgccgttaggaatattccgttaaacttaacggaatattctcctttcttctccgatctaacctcgccggactccggccaccggaaaactgggaaagtttaaaactcactattctccgtcgtttttcatccatttttcacgtattttataccaaaatgaagccctaaacctcaactaccacgttggactagttttagagcctaaaaacaacggaatcaaactttccaaaatatgaaaattcggccaaacttacagttcgtgatttcgacgtccaaatccgtccaacgatgcactcccaagctccttgggacctcaccaacacatctacaagcttcaaatgtccaaaaactaagtaaattaatgttgcatgaacagtactcaaatcggaatttaagaaatcgacgtgaaaacgtcgatgttcttacctgaaaagggtatattcgtgctcccctcgacctcacgatcacaactgcacccttggtttcctcgatctgctacggtataatggttcttggtgtgtgtccgtacattTACAGTGGAAATGGGGgctcgggggagagagagacagggagaagacagagggagaagGAGATAGGGacagtgtatgtgtgtgtgtgtgtgtgtgtggcccaacacatgccaacaccacaccacccaccaacaaaataacaaaacgaactaggggctaaaatgtcatttcactagtacgttttaataatcccgggacgggatgtcacattgcGTGACAAACCATGCGCGCCCAAAATTTCGTTGCGTAAGGTTTTGCGTGGCGAACTTGTACTTTGCGCAACAAACttatttcgtcgtgcaaagtgttttttgtagtaAGGTCATCAAGAAGGTGTGCTGGTAAATACCACATGATACATAAattttagggaactttaacgaaaagctcccgatactgttcactttaacgaaaaaccacatttttacaaaaaaaagtcaattctggtactattcactttaccctttattttatccttatcgttaaaactcaaagttttcaaactcttttcattagttttccttaaattttaTGAGTTATTTTGCTATGATtggataacaaaaaaaaaaaaaaaagaacaaaaacttgTATGAATTGTTAATGACTTCAAAAAAAGTCATGTAGGAAAAATTATTCTTTGAATAGTGCAAGGTAACTTTTTAGAGTGAGAATTACTACTTAGGACTTACGCAAACTTGAACTTTTTAATTGTGATATACAGCAAGTGAACATTTATTTAAGTGTGTCCTCGTTCATTTGTATGGTTAAGCAACGTCAAAGTCAAGATAAAGCCAGATAGATGACTTGCATGCAAGTGTGCATAAATGAAGGGATGTGCTGATCACGACAGGAGCATTGAATTGGAACGGGAtctggatcccttccaccaaatcctccCCATCAATTAATCGggatccttgaaatttaatcaaacgactaaagttattataactttttaagTGGGTCCCTATTTTTagccatttgatcaaatttcaaggatccagATTAGTTGATGGGGacgatttggtggaagggatccggagaggatccctttcccattGAATTTACCAGTTCTGAGTACGTACCAATTAGGGTTAGAGAAAGAAAATAGACTAAGTCTCTAATTGTTAATATATTTCTCATTTGACTGCTTTGGCAGTATATATATGAACTACAAGTTGATTTCCATGGAAATTCTCCACATGCAAAAATTCTTtttacaaacacaaacaaattTGACTAAGTATCCAataatatctcttttttttcttttttttacaaTAATTCTACTACTTTGGCAATATATATTGCAAGACTATTCATGGAGAACATGCTTGAAGCTCAACTTAGAGAGAAATGGGAATGTTGAAAAACCTTCGATTTGTATTCGTTTGCTGTTTTTCTATTATACTTCTAGTTCATGCACAAGATGATCAATCAGGTAAAACATTTGATcatctaaaacttgaaaattttgttcaTAACTGTCCACCAGTCTTGTTGCTAACTTACCGTCTCCGAACACTCAGGTTTCATCAGCTTGGACTGTGGACAGCCATCAAATTCTAGCTACTCTGAGTCAACAACCGGCATTGACTACATTTCAGATGCAACCTTCATAAGCACTGGTGTGAGCAAAAGCGTAGCACCTGCATACAAAGCTACTTATCAGCTACAGGCAGCTTATGTCAGGAGCTTTCCTCTGGGGGTCAAGAACTGTTACAAAGTAAACATCACAAAGAACACCAAGTATTTAATCCGAGCGGCTTTCCTGTATGGTAATTATGACGGCCTAAATAAGCCGCCAAAGTTTGATCTTGTCATCGGAGCTAGTTACTGGGATTCAGTGGCATTTACTGATGCATCTTTAATTACCATCAAAGAAGTTGTTCACATTCCCACGTTAGACTACATAACTGTGTGTTTACTCAACAAGGGAACCGGAACAccattcatttcatcattggAATTCAGGCCTTTGAAAAACACTACGTATCTGACTCCAACGGGTTCATTGGCACTTTCCCTTCGATTAGATGTCGGTTCAACAGTTAATCAAGCATACAGGTAAGGTCATTTCAGTAGTACTGGTTTTAATTATATTCTATTTGCTCCGATACTGACAATAAGTAGTACTTTTACTTAATTAAGGTATCCCTATGATGCTTTGGATCGGTTTTGGCAACCCTTCAACTTGAATAAGTGGACGCAGTTAGCTACCTCGCTTACCGTTGATGCTCAAAGTCACAATGATTACCAAGTACCATCTATCGTAACGAGATCTGCCAGCACGCCTCTAGATCCTAGTGATACGATGGACTTCAATTGGAATGCCCCGGATACAAGTACTCAATACTATATCTTCATTCACTTTGCTGAACTCCAGCTGCTTAAAGCGAACCAGTCCAGATCATTCAATATCACGTTGAATGGAGATCATTGGTTTGGACCTTTTGTCCCGGCTTACTTATCCACAATCACTGTGTTTAGCCCCTCAGCCTTAACCGGAGGCAATTATAGTTTCTCACTTGTTCAAACGGAGAATTCAACTCTCCCACCAATTCTCAACGCCATGGAGATCTACACATTGATAGATTTATCACAATCTGAAACCAATACAGATGATGGTAAATCAATCATTTCAACATCTTCTAGTCAATTTCTTCCACTAAATTCGTGTATTTGCTTTATTAAATTGACTGCTACATGAATATGCCTGTGAAAATACTAGTGTCTGCCATCACAAACATAAAGTCAACATATGGAGTGGACAAAGATTGGCAAGGAGACCCATGTACTCCTGAAGGCTACATGTGGGAAGGTCTAAATTGTACCTTCAACGGTTCCCCCAGAATTATATCCTTGTAAGTTTAAGCAGGTCTTTCTTGTTTTAGAAAGCAACGATTTTTATCGTAACTTCgttaattaacaaaattatcGAACTTTTATTTAGGGACCTGTCCTCGAGTGGATTGACCGGGGAGATAATTTCATATATATCTGACCTTGCCGTGTTACAATCTTTGTAAGTATCACATCATCACAAGCTCAATGGTTCATATATTTCTCATAATGGGTACTAACAGTGTGAATCTTTCTTAACTCAGGGATTTATCAAACAACAGCTTAACTGGATCAATACCTGAATTTCTGTCTAAAATGCCAAACCTGAAAGTCCTGTAAGTACCTTCGATTGGAATAGTTACTCCAAATTCCATGGTTAAGTAGAAAATGAGGTGATCAATAACTTTGCTCTTCCTTTGCAGTAACTTAGAAAGAAACAAGTTCAACGGTTCAGTTCCAGCCGACCTCATTGAAAGATCGAAAAGTGGTTCGCTATCATTGAGGTTT encodes:
- the LOC137708285 gene encoding LRR receptor-like serine/threonine-protein kinase IOS1 — its product is MGMLKNLRFVFVCCFSIILLVHAQDDQSGFISLDCGQPSNSSYSESTTGIDYISDATFISTGVSKSVAPAYKATYQLQAAYVRSFPLGVKNCYKVNITKNTKYLIRAAFLYGNYDGLNKPPKFDLVIGASYWDSVAFTDASLITIKEVVHIPTLDYITVCLLNKGTGTPFISSLEFRPLKNTTYLTPTGSLALSLRLDVGSTVNQAYRYPYDALDRFWQPFNLNKWTQLATSLTVDAQSHNDYQVPSIVTRSASTPLDPSDTMDFNWNAPDTSTQYYIFIHFAELQLLKANQSRSFNITLNGDHWFGPFVPAYLSTITVFSPSALTGGNYSFSLVQTENSTLPPILNAMEIYTLIDLSQSETNTDDVSAITNIKSTYGVDKDWQGDPCTPEGYMWEGLNCTFNGSPRIISLDLSSSGLTGEIISYISDLAVLQSLDLSNNSLTGSIPEFLSKMPNLKVLNLERNKFNGSVPADLIERSKSGSLSLSVGENADLCAENSCKKEETKKKKKNIIVPIVTAIGGFFILVVLVVSIFMWLKRGRKQEVVTAVSHQPNNQVDSLESKKRQFTYLDVLQITNNFQTIIGRGGFGKVYHGFVDDTQVAVKMLSPTSGQGYQQFQAEVKLLIRVHHRNLTSLVGYCNEGTNMALIYEFMANGNLDSHLLGENNNANVLTWEGRLQIATDAAQGLEYLHNGCKPPIVHRDVKTTNILLAENFQAKLADFGLSRIFPTDGGTHMSTAVAGTPGYLDPEYHTTGWLNEKSDVYSFGVVLLEIITGRPAISKTQEKVHVNQWVSSMLARGDIKTILDPRLRGDYEINSAWKAVELAMNCVSNTSNKRPNMSEVVRGLKDCLEVELARTNVNRVTESTDSVIYSMNVTTELSPLAR